A genomic segment from Nocardiopsis sp. Huas11 encodes:
- a CDS encoding methionine synthase, whose amino-acid sequence MTEQQLYPWPDASYTGVGSWPGEDPDEAVRTIIGELPDLPHLPELPDRGVGADMIGRTAGLLVDFPVEVQPSAWRVADTPGRDIGRATSLMSYDLDALTEHAHTYTGTLKIQVAGPWTLAASIELRNGQRLASDPGACRDLAESHREGVLAHLAEVRRRVPGARVIVQVDEPSLPAVLLGSLPTASGFGRVRAVDRVDVESALRQLFIVLEDAGAVPAVHCCATGAPIDLLRRSGARALSLNALLLTREHDEMIGTAVEAGVGLLLGVVPTTEAPPARPSAESGATTARGPQRSPKMSDAAATVDPVRELWNRLGITPDLLSRAVVTTPTCGLAGATPGYARAALDAVRDGARVLRDEPRR is encoded by the coding sequence GTGACCGAACAGCAGCTCTATCCCTGGCCCGACGCCTCCTACACCGGGGTCGGGTCCTGGCCGGGAGAAGACCCCGACGAAGCCGTCCGCACCATCATCGGCGAGCTCCCCGACCTCCCCCACCTGCCCGAACTGCCCGACCGCGGTGTCGGCGCCGACATGATCGGCCGCACCGCCGGGCTCCTCGTGGACTTTCCCGTGGAGGTCCAGCCCAGCGCCTGGCGGGTCGCCGACACGCCGGGCCGCGACATCGGCCGCGCCACGAGCCTGATGTCCTACGACCTCGACGCGCTCACCGAGCACGCCCACACCTACACCGGCACCCTCAAGATCCAGGTCGCCGGTCCCTGGACGCTGGCCGCCTCGATCGAGCTGCGCAACGGCCAGCGCCTGGCCTCCGACCCCGGCGCCTGCCGCGACCTCGCCGAGTCGCACCGCGAGGGCGTCCTGGCCCACCTGGCCGAAGTACGCCGACGGGTGCCCGGCGCGCGCGTCATCGTCCAGGTGGACGAACCCTCCCTGCCCGCCGTCCTGCTGGGCTCCCTGCCCACCGCCAGCGGGTTCGGGCGGGTGCGCGCCGTGGACCGCGTCGACGTCGAATCGGCCCTGCGACAGCTCTTCATCGTCCTGGAGGACGCCGGCGCCGTGCCCGCCGTGCACTGCTGCGCCACCGGCGCGCCCATCGACCTCCTGCGCCGCAGCGGCGCCCGGGCGCTGAGCCTCAACGCCCTGCTGCTCACCCGTGAGCACGACGAGATGATCGGCACCGCCGTGGAGGCCGGCGTCGGCCTGCTGCTCGGCGTCGTCCCCACGACCGAAGCCCCGCCCGCGCGGCCCTCCGCGGAGTCCGGCGCGACCACCGCGCGCGGGCCGCAGCGGTCCCCGAAAATGTCCGACGCCGCCGCTACCGTCGATCCTGTACGCGAGCTTTGGAACCGGCTGGGAATCACCCCTGACCTGCTCTCCCGCGCGGTGGTCACCACGCCGACGTGCGGGCTCGCGGGAGCCACACCCGGGTACGCGCGGGCCGCTCTGGACGCCGTCCGCGACGGCGCCAGGGTCCTGCGGGACGAGCCCCGCCGGTAG
- a CDS encoding DedA family protein — MPEFGFLEGQPFWIVYFALFGIVLCRAQATYWIGRGLGAGVTRSRMGERLGPRLDRAKRSIDRYGAPVVTLSFCTVGVQTAVNLSAGAMRMRFPRYLAAMVVGCLIWAGLWGVVISGLVGTWWTLFLGSPWLAIGVVLLAAVAVAALVLRSRRRDRTPLATGDSSTTVRPH, encoded by the coding sequence ATGCCCGAGTTCGGTTTCCTTGAGGGGCAACCCTTCTGGATCGTCTACTTCGCGCTGTTCGGCATCGTCCTGTGCCGCGCCCAGGCCACGTACTGGATCGGCCGGGGCCTGGGGGCCGGGGTGACGCGCAGCCGGATGGGCGAACGGCTCGGCCCGCGGCTGGACCGCGCCAAGCGGAGCATCGACCGCTACGGCGCCCCCGTCGTCACCCTGAGCTTTTGCACCGTCGGCGTGCAGACCGCCGTCAACCTGTCGGCGGGCGCGATGCGCATGCGCTTCCCCCGCTACCTCGCCGCCATGGTCGTGGGCTGCCTGATCTGGGCCGGACTCTGGGGCGTGGTGATCTCCGGGCTGGTCGGCACCTGGTGGACCCTCTTTCTCGGGTCGCCGTGGCTGGCGATCGGCGTGGTCCTGCTGGCCGCCGTGGCGGTCGCGGCCCTGGTCCTGCGCTCCCGCCGCCGCGACCGGACGCCCCTGGCCACCGGGGACTCCTCCACCACGGTCCGCCCCCACTGA
- the mnmA gene encoding tRNA 2-thiouridine(34) synthase MnmA: MTLRVLAAMSGGVDSAVAAARVAEAGHDVTGVHLALSKNPQSYRTGARGCCTVEDSHDARRAADVIGIPFYVWDMSEEFDREVVQDFVAEYESGNTPNPCLRCNEKIKFEAVLDRAIALGFDAVATGHHVRKIDGRLVRSVDAAKDQSYVLGVLDADQIAHAVFPLGDCTKEEVRAEADRRGLSVADKPDSHDICFIADGDTAGFLNRRIGEKPGPIQDEDGNVVGTHNGAHTFTVGQRKGLGLGGAAHPRYVLSIEPVQNTVTVGPRASLAVDEISGVRPVWSGSDPLTEPTECHVQLRAHGEVYPATVWQRETDGAAELVVRLAEPATGVATGQAVVVYDEDAVLGSATISATARSSAVGTGATTA, encoded by the coding sequence ATGACTTTGCGTGTACTGGCCGCCATGTCCGGCGGAGTCGATTCCGCGGTCGCCGCGGCCCGTGTGGCCGAGGCGGGCCACGACGTCACCGGCGTTCACCTGGCGCTCTCCAAGAACCCACAGTCCTATCGCACGGGCGCGCGCGGCTGCTGCACCGTCGAGGACTCCCATGACGCCCGCCGGGCCGCCGACGTCATCGGCATCCCGTTCTACGTCTGGGACATGTCGGAGGAGTTCGACCGGGAGGTCGTGCAGGACTTCGTCGCCGAGTACGAGTCGGGCAACACGCCCAACCCGTGCCTGCGGTGCAACGAGAAGATCAAGTTCGAGGCGGTCCTGGACCGGGCGATCGCGCTGGGCTTCGACGCCGTGGCCACCGGCCACCACGTGCGCAAGATCGACGGGCGCCTGGTGCGCAGCGTCGACGCGGCCAAGGACCAGTCCTACGTCCTGGGCGTGCTCGACGCCGACCAGATCGCGCACGCCGTGTTCCCGCTCGGGGACTGCACGAAGGAGGAGGTGCGCGCCGAAGCCGACCGGCGGGGCCTGTCGGTGGCCGACAAGCCCGACAGCCACGACATCTGCTTCATCGCCGACGGTGACACCGCGGGCTTCCTGAACCGGCGCATCGGGGAGAAGCCCGGCCCCATCCAGGACGAGGACGGCAACGTCGTGGGCACCCACAACGGAGCGCACACGTTCACCGTGGGCCAGCGCAAGGGCCTGGGCCTGGGCGGAGCCGCGCACCCGCGCTACGTGCTGTCCATCGAGCCGGTCCAGAACACCGTGACGGTGGGCCCGCGCGCGTCGCTGGCCGTGGACGAGATCTCCGGCGTGCGGCCGGTGTGGAGCGGCTCCGACCCGCTGACCGAGCCGACCGAGTGCCACGTGCAGCTGCGGGCCCACGGCGAGGTCTACCCCGCGACGGTGTGGCAGCGCGAGACCGACGGCGCGGCCGAACTCGTGGTGCGCCTGGCCGAGCCGGCCACGGGCGTGGCCACCGGGCAGGCCGTGGTGGTCTACGACGAAGACGCGGTGCTGGGGTCGGCGACGATCTCGGCGACGGCGCGTTCGAGCGCGGTGGGCACCGGGGCGACCACCGCCTGA
- a CDS encoding DUF695 domain-containing protein — protein sequence MALFRRRRSADSTSAVTAFWDAWPTARDALANAVETDQPAPSEVSEQVSELIKKIHPDLDWEVGRAPSRPSGGLDDLDLSMDADPSKLLEQLAALDDPSRLTEGPVYAMTLRPGTSEEARVQSERWSRSAPEDEQWTFLPVRRADHEKLSSTVTWDDHELDLSHVSVSMRVNQATGQIEVGVYHPDNMFLSEETRQGVAEHVTLLALGEDDLVRWIGKVAPLDESPLDPLSPTAMPAVVRQMVDLLGGPGGWVTLERKVPIQGGWELRIRHPLTRRDFPALSLCVQVVVPYTHLDGDKLPAAESLSALTELEERLTVLLGDNGALFVRQTTGGRRSYHYYLDPDSGVLPEFEAALLDWPEGEVKLRTHLDPEWSQFNAVRRPFKRHLGE from the coding sequence ATGGCTCTGTTCCGTCGTCGTCGCTCCGCCGACTCCACCTCCGCCGTCACCGCGTTCTGGGACGCCTGGCCGACCGCTCGCGACGCGCTCGCGAACGCCGTCGAGACCGACCAGCCGGCTCCGTCGGAGGTGTCCGAGCAGGTGAGCGAGTTGATCAAGAAGATCCACCCGGACCTGGACTGGGAGGTGGGGCGGGCGCCGAGCCGCCCGAGCGGCGGCCTGGACGACCTCGACCTGTCGATGGACGCGGACCCGAGCAAGCTGCTGGAACAGCTCGCGGCGCTGGACGACCCCTCCCGGCTCACCGAGGGCCCGGTCTACGCCATGACCCTGCGCCCGGGGACCTCCGAGGAGGCCCGTGTGCAGTCCGAGCGCTGGTCCCGCTCGGCGCCCGAGGACGAGCAGTGGACCTTCCTCCCGGTGCGCCGCGCCGACCACGAGAAGCTCTCGTCCACCGTCACCTGGGACGACCACGAGCTCGACCTGTCGCACGTGTCGGTGTCGATGCGGGTGAACCAGGCGACCGGCCAAATCGAGGTGGGCGTCTACCACCCCGACAACATGTTCCTGTCGGAGGAGACCCGCCAGGGCGTGGCCGAGCACGTCACCCTGCTGGCGCTGGGCGAGGACGACCTGGTCCGGTGGATCGGGAAGGTGGCTCCGCTGGACGAGTCGCCCCTGGATCCGCTCTCGCCCACGGCCATGCCGGCGGTCGTGCGCCAGATGGTCGACCTGCTCGGCGGCCCGGGCGGCTGGGTCACGCTGGAGCGCAAGGTCCCGATCCAGGGCGGCTGGGAGCTGCGGATCCGGCACCCCCTGACCCGCCGCGACTTCCCCGCGCTGTCGCTGTGCGTGCAGGTGGTCGTGCCGTACACGCACCTGGACGGGGACAAGCTGCCGGCGGCGGAGTCGCTCTCCGCGCTGACGGAGCTGGAGGAGCGGCTGACCGTGCTGCTCGGTGACAACGGCGCGCTCTTCGTGCGCCAGACCACCGGCGGGCGCCGCAGCTACCACTACTACCTGGACCCGGACTCCGGTGTGCTGCCGGAGTTCGAGGCGGCGCTGCTGGACTGGCCCGAGGGCGAGGTCAAGCTGCGCACGCACCTCGACCCGGAATGGTCGCAGTTCAACGCCGTCCGCCGGCCGTTCAAGCGCCACCTGGGCGAGTAG
- a CDS encoding DUF6507 family protein, producing the protein MSAWDIRPNEVLTVLETVMGHVGEEGSGGGLIGGMERLETNLMDASEHAASPVVSMALGEFAEHVFGVTGDMVRLAGSGIEGAGEATNHYNNGNLEMAAESQANAGEIPPDEPQPNL; encoded by the coding sequence ATGTCCGCATGGGACATCCGACCGAACGAGGTACTCACGGTGTTGGAGACCGTGATGGGCCACGTGGGTGAAGAGGGCAGCGGCGGGGGCCTGATCGGTGGCATGGAGCGCCTGGAGACGAACCTGATGGACGCGAGCGAGCACGCCGCCAGCCCGGTCGTCAGCATGGCCCTCGGTGAGTTCGCCGAGCACGTCTTCGGCGTCACCGGCGACATGGTCCGCCTCGCCGGCAGCGGTATCGAGGGCGCGGGCGAGGCCACCAACCACTACAACAACGGCAACCTCGAGATGGCCGCGGAGTCCCAGGCCAACGCGGGCGAGATCCCGCCCGACGAGCCCCAGCCGAACCTGTAG
- a CDS encoding immunity 49 family protein, with amino-acid sequence MRIIQSHSTWFPAYTERVPELPEAREELLSGIEENPGRVGSGPSFLLNAQIALTVDPEAAAIETWYAWTSAMQLYHAMFAVSATPEGETIECLIDQRVRVLKGMGPQYFANPGNWLTAFYLALTCRDKKRWIELANFPIEVLREQAEKGGSHFGRHTYHWISALQSMILNRPESMFSELEKAIELSDPRSGALGGDILDKLVFPEMNVFRCLVEGDVEGFNNALAQGLELFKDYYTEDEERSEDINGTVPLGLLAFSCLVYDRNRKRGDFPIEIESTYLPKFILNAAWYGEFAV; translated from the coding sequence ATGCGGATCATTCAGAGCCACAGCACCTGGTTTCCCGCGTACACTGAAAGGGTTCCGGAACTCCCCGAGGCGAGAGAGGAGTTGCTTTCCGGAATCGAGGAAAACCCGGGACGCGTCGGCAGCGGACCTTCGTTCCTTTTGAATGCACAAATAGCACTGACGGTAGACCCCGAAGCAGCTGCGATCGAAACATGGTACGCATGGACGTCGGCGATGCAGCTGTACCACGCCATGTTCGCGGTGAGCGCGACACCCGAAGGGGAAACCATTGAGTGCCTGATTGACCAAAGGGTCCGAGTACTGAAAGGAATGGGGCCCCAGTATTTCGCCAACCCTGGAAACTGGTTGACCGCCTTCTATCTCGCCCTGACCTGCCGCGACAAGAAGCGCTGGATCGAACTTGCAAATTTCCCCATTGAAGTACTCCGCGAGCAAGCGGAAAAGGGAGGAAGCCACTTCGGCCGCCACACCTATCACTGGATATCGGCACTCCAGTCCATGATCCTCAACCGACCGGAATCGATGTTCTCCGAGCTTGAAAAGGCAATTGAACTTTCCGATCCACGTTCAGGGGCGCTTGGCGGTGACATTCTCGACAAGCTCGTCTTTCCTGAGATGAACGTCTTCCGATGCCTGGTGGAAGGTGACGTCGAAGGGTTCAATAATGCCCTTGCGCAAGGTCTGGAACTCTTCAAGGACTACTACACGGAGGACGAGGAACGCTCAGAAGACATCAATGGCACTGTCCCCCTCGGACTACTTGCCTTCTCCTGTCTGGTATATGACAGGAATCGGAAACGGGGGGACTTTCCTATTGAAATTGAATCCACCTACCTCCCCAAGTTCATTCTCAACGCGGCCTGGTACGGCGAGTTCGCCGTATAG
- a CDS encoding HAD family hydrolase, which produces MFEATSIRAISFDGDQTLWDFRAAMRRALAEAARFLDERGLRREGGPVSADWLAELRDEVAGEPRFARSTMEEIRLASFERAVLRCDGHDGDDGGRSLVTDVYEAYMSLRFSAMKPYDEVPAVLDRLRGSHPLVLVTNGNSDPARVGLGDHFTHQVVAAECGLFKPDPEIYAHTAALLGLPPESILHVGDHPDEDVAAAGRAGMRTVYLNRAGRPLPPGRRADAEMSTLAGLLDLLPQRD; this is translated from the coding sequence ATGTTCGAGGCGACTTCGATCCGCGCGATCTCGTTCGACGGCGACCAGACCCTGTGGGACTTCCGCGCCGCCATGCGCAGAGCCCTCGCCGAGGCGGCACGCTTCCTCGATGAGCGCGGACTGCGCCGCGAGGGCGGCCCGGTATCGGCGGACTGGCTGGCGGAGCTGCGCGACGAGGTCGCGGGCGAGCCCCGGTTCGCGCGCAGCACTATGGAGGAGATCCGCCTCGCATCGTTCGAACGGGCCGTGCTGCGCTGCGACGGCCACGACGGCGATGATGGCGGCCGAAGCCTCGTGACCGACGTGTACGAGGCGTACATGAGCCTGCGGTTCTCCGCGATGAAGCCCTACGACGAGGTGCCGGCGGTCCTGGATCGGCTCCGGGGCTCGCACCCCCTGGTTCTGGTGACCAACGGCAACAGCGACCCGGCGCGCGTGGGCCTGGGCGACCACTTCACGCACCAGGTCGTCGCCGCCGAATGCGGCCTGTTCAAGCCCGACCCCGAGATCTACGCCCACACGGCCGCGTTGCTCGGCCTCCCACCGGAGTCGATCCTCCATGTCGGGGACCACCCCGACGAGGACGTCGCCGCCGCCGGCCGCGCGGGCATGCGGACGGTCTACCTGAACCGCGCTGGCCGCCCGCTCCCGCCGGGGCGACGCGCCGACGCCGAGATGAGCACTCTGGCGGGCCTCCTCGACCTTCTGCCGCAGAGGGACTGA
- a CDS encoding ATP-binding protein, whose product MPATTEAVHFGEVTVPLASFIQPMHRHYFSGRPERPNYRVRRYDFPGNPVVMPLVRAFLSTCAVTRSSDYRYLFTLLGSELANNAVRHTRSGLPGGTFSLLVDRHRDGLHLVCRDEGPVDREVESEPVVHPRGLDLGAESGRGLAMVDAFATEWGTEGFGRMRRVWCYLAFDFEDSEWQSVLAT is encoded by the coding sequence ATGCCCGCAACCACCGAAGCGGTGCACTTCGGAGAGGTCACCGTGCCGCTCGCGAGCTTCATCCAGCCGATGCACCGGCACTACTTCTCCGGCCGGCCCGAGCGGCCCAACTACCGCGTCCGGCGCTACGACTTCCCTGGAAACCCGGTGGTGATGCCGCTGGTCAGGGCGTTCCTCAGCACGTGTGCCGTGACCCGGTCGAGTGACTACCGCTACCTCTTCACCCTGCTCGGCTCGGAGCTGGCCAACAACGCCGTCCGGCACACGCGTTCGGGGCTGCCCGGCGGGACCTTCAGCCTGCTGGTCGACCGGCACCGGGACGGCCTGCATCTCGTCTGCCGCGACGAGGGGCCAGTGGACCGTGAAGTCGAGAGCGAGCCCGTCGTCCACCCTCGCGGGCTCGATCTCGGCGCGGAGTCGGGTCGCGGGCTCGCCATGGTCGACGCGTTCGCCACCGAGTGGGGCACGGAAGGCTTCGGCCGTATGCGGCGCGTCTGGTGCTACCTGGCCTTCGACTTCGAGGACAGCGAGTGGCAGAGCGTCCTCGCGACCTAG
- a CDS encoding helix-turn-helix transcriptional regulator — MQDPRSPSLRLRRLALELRRAREASGLTAAKAAKHLGWSSTKVTRMEATEAKRIKPEDLDKLMDLYGTTDPAKRECMQALAKDARLRGWWSKYKDVFKNESLPDFETEATVLRTYQAQVIPGLLQVPEYTAAIFRGARYTDPQEIERRVDARMNRRGILVRLSPVHLRAVIDEAAFLRPVGGDSVMIEQLKHVLHMAQMPNIDIQVLPLRKGEHAGLTAPFVIMDFPNPLDTPIVCVPTLTDALYLEEPDDIEMYSATFGDIQGSAASALESAEIISGHIRRLEGT; from the coding sequence ATGCAAGATCCACGCAGCCCCTCGTTGCGTCTTCGACGCCTCGCCCTCGAACTCCGCCGTGCGCGCGAGGCCTCAGGACTCACAGCAGCGAAAGCCGCCAAGCATCTCGGCTGGAGTTCCACGAAGGTCACAAGGATGGAGGCGACTGAGGCAAAGCGCATAAAACCCGAAGATCTAGACAAACTGATGGACCTCTACGGGACGACCGATCCCGCGAAGCGCGAGTGCATGCAGGCCCTCGCCAAGGACGCCCGGTTGCGCGGGTGGTGGTCCAAGTACAAGGACGTGTTCAAGAACGAGTCGCTGCCGGACTTCGAGACTGAAGCAACCGTCCTCCGGACCTACCAGGCACAGGTCATCCCCGGCCTCTTGCAGGTGCCCGAGTACACAGCTGCGATCTTCCGAGGCGCGCGATACACAGACCCACAGGAGATCGAGCGTCGCGTGGATGCACGGATGAATCGGCGAGGCATCCTCGTGAGGCTGAGCCCTGTGCATCTACGTGCTGTCATAGACGAGGCCGCCTTCCTGCGGCCAGTCGGCGGAGACAGCGTGATGATCGAGCAGCTGAAGCATGTTCTACACATGGCCCAGATGCCGAACATTGACATCCAGGTGCTCCCGCTCCGCAAGGGAGAGCATGCGGGTCTGACTGCGCCCTTTGTCATCATGGACTTCCCCAACCCGCTAGACACACCTATCGTCTGTGTCCCCACACTCACCGACGCCCTCTATCTCGAAGAGCCCGATGATATAGAGATGTATAGCGCCACATTCGGGGATATCCAGGGCTCTGCTGCTAGCGCTCTGGAGTCTGCCGAGATCATTAGTGGCCACATCCGCAGGCTGGAGGGCACATGA
- a CDS encoding DUF397 domain-containing protein gives MRTDALSFFKSSYSGRDVDCVEVAHIPANFRKSSYSGHGQDCVEVGDLPSGAAIRDSKHPDAGHLPFPSTEWATFLTAAAHRRL, from the coding sequence ATGAGAACCGACGCGCTGAGCTTCTTCAAGAGCAGCTACAGCGGGCGAGACGTCGACTGTGTTGAGGTCGCCCACATCCCCGCGAACTTCCGGAAGAGCAGCTACAGCGGGCATGGGCAAGACTGCGTCGAAGTGGGCGACCTGCCCTCTGGCGCGGCCATCCGCGACTCGAAGCACCCTGACGCCGGGCACCTCCCCTTCCCCTCCACCGAGTGGGCCACCTTCCTCACGGCCGCCGCCCACCGCCGGCTCTGA
- a CDS encoding ion transporter has product MRRSQVAQVVESRWFSNAMLVVILINAAILGWATYGGSAEPYLVLVERVVVVVFVAEMALKLIAWRGGFFRDPWNWFDFFVVVISVIPATGPFSVLRILRVLRILRVITAVPQMRTIISALFRAVPGMGTVIGLLLVVIYTAAILGQQLFGEDVPQYFGDLGTSLYTLFTVMTTENWPDFADAVAEEHPFGWMFFVGYIVLTTFIILNLVIGVIVTSMEQEVDSRWWVEDQELEAVQHEAVMAKLAELSEQVARLDRMVRDHGGDPEAVEPVGQGANVHDSTPSPNGNGCASASGNGTGNASGSGSG; this is encoded by the coding sequence TTGCGGCGTTCGCAGGTCGCGCAGGTGGTCGAGAGCCGTTGGTTCTCGAACGCGATGCTCGTGGTGATCCTGATCAATGCCGCCATTTTGGGTTGGGCAACTTATGGGGGTTCTGCCGAGCCGTATTTGGTGTTGGTGGAGCGGGTCGTGGTCGTCGTGTTCGTCGCGGAGATGGCTCTGAAGCTGATCGCGTGGCGAGGCGGATTCTTCCGGGACCCGTGGAACTGGTTCGACTTCTTCGTGGTCGTCATCTCCGTCATCCCCGCCACCGGGCCCTTCTCCGTCCTGCGGATCCTGCGCGTACTGCGGATCCTGCGCGTGATCACCGCCGTCCCGCAGATGCGGACGATCATCAGCGCCCTGTTCCGTGCGGTGCCCGGGATGGGCACGGTGATCGGGCTGCTCCTGGTGGTCATCTACACGGCCGCGATCCTGGGGCAGCAGCTCTTCGGCGAGGACGTTCCGCAGTACTTCGGCGACCTGGGGACGTCGCTCTACACGCTGTTCACGGTGATGACGACGGAGAACTGGCCGGACTTCGCCGATGCCGTCGCCGAAGAGCACCCGTTCGGTTGGATGTTCTTCGTCGGCTACATCGTGCTGACCACCTTCATCATCCTGAACCTGGTGATCGGCGTGATCGTGACGTCGATGGAGCAGGAAGTGGATTCCCGGTGGTGGGTCGAGGACCAGGAACTGGAGGCCGTCCAGCACGAGGCGGTCATGGCCAAGCTCGCGGAGCTGAGTGAGCAGGTGGCGCGCCTGGACCGGATGGTGCGCGATCACGGGGGCGACCCGGAGGCGGTCGAGCCGGTGGGTCAGGGGGCGAACGTCCACGACTCGACGCCCTCGCCCAACGGAAACGGGTGCGCTAGCGCTAGTGGGAACGGGACCGGGAACGCGAGCGGGAGCGGGAGCGGTTAG
- a CDS encoding thymidine kinase, protein MAELKYFTGAMNSGKSTMALQEHHSRGGEGVLYTKQDRAGEGIISSRLGLTSPAVEVGDDLDLYDDIADRKAPYVICDEAQFLSHKQVGQLAGVVDGMGIDVYCYGILTDFQGQLFPGSQRLVELADKIEVLPVSARCWCGSRATHNARVVDGVMIYQGEQVHIGGNESYATLCRHHFMAGVA, encoded by the coding sequence ATGGCGGAGCTGAAGTACTTCACCGGGGCGATGAACTCGGGCAAGAGCACGATGGCTCTGCAGGAACACCACTCACGCGGCGGCGAGGGCGTGCTGTACACGAAGCAGGACCGTGCCGGCGAGGGGATCATCTCGTCCCGTCTGGGCCTGACCTCCCCGGCCGTGGAGGTCGGCGACGACCTGGACCTGTATGACGACATCGCCGACCGCAAGGCCCCGTACGTGATCTGCGACGAGGCTCAGTTCCTGTCGCACAAGCAGGTGGGCCAGCTGGCCGGAGTCGTCGACGGCATGGGCATCGACGTGTACTGCTACGGCATCCTGACCGACTTCCAGGGGCAGTTGTTCCCGGGCTCCCAGCGCCTGGTCGAGCTCGCGGACAAGATCGAGGTCCTACCCGTGTCCGCACGCTGCTGGTGCGGCAGCCGTGCGACCCACAACGCCCGCGTGGTCGACGGCGTGATGATCTACCAGGGCGAGCAGGTCCACATCGGCGGCAACGAGTCCTACGCGACCCTGTGCCGCCACCACTTCATGGCCGGCGTCGCCTGA
- a CDS encoding NlpC/P60 family protein, producing MLAMFVIPVISNSTQQVGSMLANGLICGPNADAEQPDASGYAMDSIPENYLEIYQEVGEDRGVPWNILAGVGQVESHHGRWEGPGITEGHNDWGAAGPMQFGALDGSAAGNSWGGEPIQAVEDRPEIGYGLDGNGDGIVNVYDPADAIPAAADYLLAHGLDDDVRQAIYGYNHAWWYVDDVMEWAGEYSDGEFDTTDSVRTAVLCELDEEGAPIGRAPDELTQAVIDWALDQRGKPYIWGGTGPNGYDCSGLTMKAYESIGVAIPRVSQDQWGFGPEIPQGEEQPGDLVFFDVTRAGEPPGPGHMAMVIGDGLMVEAWCTNCGPIAVREYDNPNRADIVGFTRPLEHPDVKAQLEAQDNRG from the coding sequence ATGCTCGCCATGTTCGTCATCCCGGTGATCTCGAACTCGACCCAGCAGGTCGGCTCGATGCTCGCGAACGGCCTCATTTGCGGGCCGAACGCGGACGCGGAGCAGCCTGACGCGAGCGGTTACGCGATGGACTCCATCCCGGAGAACTACCTGGAGATCTACCAGGAGGTCGGAGAGGACCGAGGGGTTCCATGGAACATCCTCGCGGGCGTCGGCCAGGTGGAGTCCCATCACGGGCGCTGGGAGGGCCCGGGGATCACCGAGGGACACAACGACTGGGGCGCGGCCGGGCCCATGCAGTTCGGTGCGCTCGATGGTTCCGCGGCGGGGAACAGCTGGGGTGGCGAGCCTATTCAAGCCGTTGAGGACCGACCGGAGATCGGTTACGGGCTCGATGGCAACGGCGACGGGATCGTGAATGTCTACGACCCGGCCGATGCGATCCCCGCAGCTGCGGACTACCTGCTCGCGCACGGTCTGGATGACGACGTCCGCCAGGCGATCTACGGCTACAACCACGCCTGGTGGTACGTGGACGACGTCATGGAGTGGGCCGGGGAGTACTCCGATGGTGAATTCGACACCACGGACTCGGTGCGTACGGCCGTCCTCTGTGAGCTGGACGAGGAAGGTGCTCCCATCGGCCGGGCGCCGGACGAACTCACGCAGGCGGTCATCGACTGGGCACTCGACCAGCGAGGGAAGCCCTACATCTGGGGCGGGACGGGGCCGAATGGCTACGACTGCTCGGGGCTGACGATGAAGGCCTACGAGAGCATCGGCGTCGCCATTCCGCGAGTGTCGCAGGATCAGTGGGGATTCGGGCCGGAGATTCCGCAAGGGGAGGAACAGCCCGGTGACCTGGTGTTCTTCGATGTGACCAGGGCAGGAGAGCCTCCAGGGCCCGGCCACATGGCCATGGTGATCGGCGACGGCCTGATGGTCGAAGCGTGGTGTACCAACTGTGGACCGATCGCCGTCCGGGAGTACGATAATCCCAATCGTGCGGACATCGTGGGCTTCACTCGTCCGCTTGAGCACCCGGACGTGAAGGCCCAGCTGGAGGCACAGGATAATCGTGGCTGA